The Gammaproteobacteria bacterium genome includes a region encoding these proteins:
- a CDS encoding type II toxin-antitoxin system prevent-host-death family antitoxin yields the protein MKIEIGSYEAKTRLPELLRQVKTGKSFTITNRGVAIADLVPSLGARVKDKVAAAENLKAFMRADPVRGVNIKALIEEGRA from the coding sequence ATGAAGATCGAAATTGGCTCATATGAGGCGAAAACAAGGCTCCCTGAATTGCTGCGGCAGGTAAAAACCGGCAAAAGCTTTACCATCACCAATCGCGGCGTAGCCATTGCGGATTTGGTGCCCAGTCTGGGCGCACGGGTGAAGGACAAGGTTGCGGCGGCAGAAAATCTCAAAGCCTTCATGCGGGCCGATCCGGTGCGTGGTGTAAACATCAAGGCTCTCATCGAAGAAGGGCGCGCGTGA